One genomic segment of Novisyntrophococcus fermenticellae includes these proteins:
- a CDS encoding glutamate-cysteine ligase family protein: MDNDYKLQNLEILEQHFREGCKLNCVQKLGMEIEHIIVHRKTRKAVTYYEAHGIGWILQQLKAVFPHYYYEDETLLGLYNLDYSVSLEPAAQFEVSIVPKESIRVIMKIYQSFLQIIEPLLEAEDYELLTIGYQPKSKVDDLPLIPKQRYQYMDDYFKTSGTRGRNMMRGTAATQVSIDYCCEQDFVRKYRTAYLVMPALKLLSDNTPVFEGLPFPDHLARTEIWNHVDPKRCGILDGLFDDDFGFHTYAEYLWNLPLIFLPAPEGSVYTGNQRVCDIWKDRLIDAKDLDHILSMTFLDVRVKHYVEIRGADSMPFEYMMAYLALIKGLFFCKEVTSGLLQRYPVAIGDIRESEKSLQRYGYQGKIYGQPAVKFIEELLNLAEEHLEDGEGMCLLPFRRLLRHRTTLAKEWQNQK, translated from the coding sequence GTGGATAACGATTATAAACTACAGAATCTGGAGATTCTGGAACAACATTTCCGTGAAGGATGTAAGTTGAATTGTGTACAGAAACTCGGGATGGAAATCGAGCATATTATCGTACATCGCAAAACCAGAAAGGCAGTTACCTATTATGAAGCGCATGGCATTGGATGGATACTGCAGCAGCTGAAAGCTGTATTTCCTCATTATTATTATGAAGATGAAACCCTTCTTGGCTTATATAATCTGGATTATTCCGTCAGCCTTGAACCGGCAGCACAATTCGAAGTTAGCATTGTACCAAAGGAAAGCATACGTGTCATCATGAAAATCTATCAGAGTTTTCTGCAGATCATCGAACCCCTTCTGGAAGCTGAAGACTACGAATTACTTACTATAGGATATCAGCCAAAAAGCAAGGTAGATGATTTGCCACTGATTCCCAAGCAAAGATATCAGTATATGGATGATTATTTTAAGACTTCGGGTACGAGAGGCCGGAATATGATGCGCGGTACAGCCGCCACACAAGTATCCATTGATTATTGCTGCGAACAGGATTTTGTACGCAAGTATCGGACCGCCTATCTGGTAATGCCGGCATTAAAACTTTTGTCAGATAATACACCTGTGTTCGAAGGACTGCCCTTCCCTGATCACCTGGCGCGGACAGAGATATGGAATCATGTGGATCCTAAACGCTGTGGGATATTGGACGGATTATTTGATGATGATTTTGGATTTCACACATATGCGGAGTATCTTTGGAATCTTCCTCTGATTTTTCTTCCCGCTCCGGAAGGCTCCGTCTATACCGGAAATCAGAGGGTCTGTGATATCTGGAAAGACAGGCTGATTGATGCGAAAGATTTGGATCATATCCTGTCCATGACATTTTTGGATGTCAGGGTAAAGCATTACGTGGAAATCCGCGGAGCAGACAGCATGCCATTCGAATATATGATGGCATATCTGGCACTTATCAAGGGACTCTTTTTTTGTAAAGAGGTTACCAGTGGGCTGCTGCAGAGATACCCGGTGGCCATCGGGGACATTCGGGAATCAGAGAAATCTCTTCAAAGATATGGATACCAGGGTAAGATCTATGGGCAGCCGGCCGTTAAATTTATAGAAGAGCTTTTGAATCTGGCGGAGGAGCACCTGGAGGATGGTGAAGGTATGTGCCTTCTCCCTTTCCGAAGGCTTTTAAGGCACCGAACAACTCTGGCCAAAGAGTGGCAGAACCAAAAGTAA